GTTGCGAAAGATCGCTGTGAATATGCAAGTGTTCGCCAACTCGGCGCACTATGCCGACTACCGTCGCTCTATCCAAGCCACTGTTGCCGCCGATGCGCCGGGGTTTTATTCGCCCAGCCGCAACGAGTCAGTCTTACTCTATTTAGGTGAGCAACAAACCACAGAAACGGCGGTGCATGAAGCCGTGCATTCCATCACTTCCGGGCTGATTGGCGAAACCGGGCCATGGTTAACGGAAGGTCTATCAGAATACTTGGAAAACTTGCAGGTTAAAATGCAGTATGCCGAGGTGAGCCCAAGCCCTGATTGGCGTTCGAAGCAGGGTCTCAGATTTAGTCCTGTGCCTCTGCATATTTTGCTAAACACAGCGCATCAAGAGTTTTACGGCAGCAGCAGTAAAGATTTCTATGGGACTAGCTGGGCATTTATCTACTTTCTGATGGACGATCCCACACGGGAGCAATGGCTTGCGCAACTGTTGCTGCAGGAAAAAGCGGATCGATGCGATGTCACGTTGGATATCGCGCAGCTTGAGCGAGTCACCGGGGTGCCGATCAGCCAGATGCAACGCACTTTCAATCACTGGTTGAGAACGAACACGTTAACAGCACACCGTTATTGAATCTGACTATTCTGTTGTATTGCTCTAGGAGTTTTTGGTGTTAGACGCGACAGACTCACCTCATGGTGGGGGCGAATATGTAATGTACTGGGATTATTAATTTTTATTTTTGCCCTATTTTGTTAGGCTTCGCGTTTCATTGAGCAATATCCGAAAAGGACAACGGATAACGTTCAATCGTTAGTTTAAATCCTTGCTGGATCGACTTACCAATAAATATGACATGGAGGTTTAATTGAACTCTTTTAATTTCAATTCACTTATTAATACCCTCACTGGGACGTTCCTTTCTACTGCAATACTGATGGTTGGCGTGAGTCAGGCGGCCGTTGGCGTTGTTCAATTTGCAACGCCGGATGATGGCGATGGATTTGAAAACATGCGCTGCATGCAGGGAGCAGTCGTTACTCCCAATGGTCGTTTTGCCTATGCTGGCTCGTTTTGTAATAAAGCGTTGGTGTCATTTTCCCGAAATGAGGAAACTGGCGAGCTTACACCTATTTTGAATACCCTTAACGACGATACCACTGACGGTTCGGGGGTCTCTCCGCATGATGGTATGTTCATCTCTGCTGATGGGCTGCACCTCTATGTGCCGGGCCATACGAATGAGGGGGACAACTTCCGAGATGTTATCTTTGTTTATGACATCAATGCTGAAACAGGAACGCTCACGTTTAATCAGCTATTTGACGATTTTGAACACTCCTCTAGTGAGTATTTCTACAGGCTGTCGGATGATGGCAAAAATATGTACGTTGCCGTTGCTGATGGTCATATATATACCTTGAGCAGAGCTGCCAACGGTAAACTGTCTCGAATACAACTCATCATGAGTGAGCATCTTACCGATGAATTTTGGCGTAGCGAGAGGATCTGGGATATTGAGTTGTCAGGTGATCAGACGCATTTATATCTGACAACGAATCCCCATCATATTTTTTGGCTGCAGCGCGATGAAAGCACAGGTGTTTTGAGCGTTGCTGGTAGTACCGATGGCAGTCAAATTGATGAGTTCAATGATGACGAAATTACTGATTTTGCTATTAGCCCAGATGGTAATGACTTATACGGCTCTACTTGGGATGATCGCTTTCTTCATTTCCGTATTGCGGATGACCGCTCGGTGTCACTCAGTAATTTTTTCGATGAACTGCCAGATTCTCATCCCAACCCGAGGTTTTACTGCACTAATAAGCCCAAACTCAGTGAAAATGGCCGACTTTTTTATGTGGTGGATGCGTGCTCTGATGACATACAGGTCTGGACCCGGGATGTTAATACGGGTGAATTAACCTATAGAGACGCGGCTTTCGATGGTGAATCAGGTGTGCCAGATGACATGTTCTCTCAGATGGAGATGCTGGACTTTAGTCATAATAAACAACAGATTTTGGGTTCTACAAATGGTGGCTTAGCAGTGTTAGATCTGACTGTTGATATGAAGCTGCAGGTAGATATTGCTGAGGTTGTAACTGCAGGTGAGTCTATCGAACTGGAACTTGATATCGAGAATTTGGGCCTTGCTATCGCTCATGATGCGTTGATTACCATCGATGCTGGAGAGTTTGCGGTGACTGACGCGACTATTTCAGGCAGCGGTACGGATTGCAGCT
This genomic window from Corallincola holothuriorum contains:
- a CDS encoding DUF4124 domain-containing protein — encoded protein: MPDQVVHSLRTTYELLIVQFPVEEAIEAPQPELIGQTVSAPQRTFLGRGETRHIPYQRRGECIDQTLGEVAKKPTLSLFTWVDDNGVTHYSDKRAGGGEAKQIKLSTGDEMDYYLLDLKTHGVHKMFKDQLRARIKKSFLFYRSLLGQGELRKIAVNMQVFANSAHYADYRRSIQATVAADAPGFYSPSRNESVLLYLGEQQTTETAVHEAVHSITSGLIGETGPWLTEGLSEYLENLQVKMQYAEVSPSPDWRSKQGLRFSPVPLHILLNTAHQEFYGSSSKDFYGTSWAFIYFLMDDPTREQWLAQLLLQEKADRCDVTLDIAQLERVTGVPISQMQRTFNHWLRTNTLTAHRY
- a CDS encoding GlyGly-CTERM sorting domain-containing protein (This protein contains a GlyGly-CTERM protein-sorting domain, as detected by TIGR03501. These domains are found at the C-terminus of secreted proteins in organisms that possess both rhombosortase, which is an intramembrane serine proteinase (see TIGR03902), and a type II secretion system (T2SS). In at least some cases, such as VesB from Vibrio cholerae, cleavage by rhombosortase is followed first by attachment of a glycerophosphoethanolamine-containing moiety, then by transport by the T2SS across the outer membrane and release into the medium in soluble form.), encoding MNSFNFNSLINTLTGTFLSTAILMVGVSQAAVGVVQFATPDDGDGFENMRCMQGAVVTPNGRFAYAGSFCNKALVSFSRNEETGELTPILNTLNDDTTDGSGVSPHDGMFISADGLHLYVPGHTNEGDNFRDVIFVYDINAETGTLTFNQLFDDFEHSSSEYFYRLSDDGKNMYVAVADGHIYTLSRAANGKLSRIQLIMSEHLTDEFWRSERIWDIELSGDQTHLYLTTNPHHIFWLQRDESTGVLSVAGSTDGSQIDEFNDDEITDFAISPDGNDLYGSTWDDRFLHFRIADDRSVSLSNFFDELPDSHPNPRFYCTNKPKLSENGRLFYVVDACSDDIQVWTRDVNTGELTYRDAAFDGESGVPDDMFSQMEMLDFSHNKQQILGSTNGGLAVLDLTVDMKLQVDIAEVVTAGESIELELDIENLGLAIAHDALITIDAGEFAVTDATISGSGTDCSYAAGEDILCTIDRFVPTAMERITLTLVAPLAPATYPISATSTQAQIDKDSTNNQIDLMVRVDAAEIPTPAPEEPEQPDDSAPDTPELPDPQPEPDDIDGVDNSSGGGGAINAGWLLLMMAAAWRRKIRV